The Musa acuminata AAA Group cultivar baxijiao chromosome BXJ2-2, Cavendish_Baxijiao_AAA, whole genome shotgun sequence genome has a segment encoding these proteins:
- the LOC135606031 gene encoding histone H2B.3-like, translating to MAPKAGKKPAEKKPAAAEKAPASDDKEEKSAEKSPVSAEKKPKAGKRLPSKEGVGAGGTDKKKKKAKKGSETYKIYIFKVLKQVHPDIGISSKAMSIMNSFINDIFEKLAQEASRLARYNKKPTITSREIQTSVRLVLPGELAKHAVSEGTKAVTKFTSS from the coding sequence ATGGCGCCCAAGGCCGGGAAGAAGCCCGCGGAGAAGAAGCCTGCCGCCGCAGAGAAGGCCCCGGCGTCTGATGACAAGGAGGAGAAGAGTGCTGAGAAGTCTCCTGTCTCCGCTGAGAAGAAGCCCAAGGCAGGGAAGCGGTTGCCGTCGAAGGAGGGCGTCGGCGCGGGCGGCacagacaagaagaagaagaaggcaaagaAGGGGAGCGAGACGTATAAGATCTACATCTTCAAGGTGCTGAAGCAGGTGCACCCGGACATCGGGATCTCCAGCAAGGCCATGTCCATCATGAACTCCTTCATCAACGACATCTTCGAGAAGCTGGCCCAGGAGGCCTCTCGTCTCGCCCGCTACAACAAGAAACCCACCATCACCTCCCGCGAGATCCAGACCTCCGTGCGCCTCGTCCTCCCTGGCGAACTTGCCAAGCATGCCGTCTCCGAGGGCACCAAGGCCGTCACCAAATTCACCAGCTCCTAG
- the LOC135606032 gene encoding aspartic proteinase 36-like isoform X1 has product MSVIPLLLLAGAVTALHLAGAGAGFPAKLILERAVPVRGAPLEHLRVRDGARHGRLLLGSSSLPAAGVVDFPVDGSANPAIAGLYFSRVKLGNPAKEFYVQIDTGSDILWVTCSSCAGCPTSSGLNIQLEFFDPDKSSTSTTITCSDDRCSYALQSGQALCSSSDFSSSLCGYSFQYGDGSGTSGYYVSDMMHFDTVLENEQFLNSSATIVFGCSNSQSGDLTKSDRAVDGIFGFGQNDLSVISQLSSAGNFPKVFSHCLKGSDNGGGILVLGEIVEPGIVYTPLVQSQPHYNLNLESLAVNGRELAIDSSLFATSNTQGTIVDSGTTLAYLAEKAYIPFVNAILASLPSSVHSFALRDNVCFVTSDSVDESFPSVTLKFMGGASMLIKPEDYLLQQGSIDNSIIWCIGWQNNKGSGITILGDLVLKDKIFVYDLANQRIGWMNYDCSQSVNVSTASGKNEYLTAGQLDVSGSSDSVFSKLLSSNNLLILIYIFIIASL; this is encoded by the exons ATGTCGGTGATTCCCCTCCTGCTCCTGGCCGGGGCGGTGACCGCGCTCCACCTCGCCGGGGCCGGAGCGGGTTTCCCGGCGAAGCTGATTCTGGAGAGGGCAGTGCCAGTGAGAGGGGCCCCATTGGAGCATCTCCGAGTCCGTGACGGCGCTCGCCATGGCCGGCTCCTCCtgggctcctcttctttgccGGCCGCTGGAGTGGTGGATTTCCCCGTTGACGGTTCTGCGAATCCGGCGATCGCCGG GCTCTACTTTAGTCGAGTTAAATTGGGCAACCCTGCGAAGGAATTCTACGTTCAGATTGACACTGGGAGCGACATCTTATGGGTAACCTGCAGTTCCTGCGCCGGATGCCCAACTTCAAGTGGGCTTAAT ATCCAACTGGAGTTCTTTGATCCTGATAAGTCATCCACATCTACGACCATAACCTGTTCTGATGATCGGTGCTCCTATGCCCTCCAAAGTGGACAGGCATTATGCTCCAGCTCTGATTTTTCGAGCTCGCTATGTGGTTACTCTTTCCAGTACGGTGATGGGAGCGGCACTTCTGGGTATTATGTATCTGATATGATGCACTTCGACACAGTTTTGGAGAATGAGCAATTTTTAAATTCTTCAGCCACAATTGTTTTTGG ATGTAGCAACTCGCAGTCTGGAGATTTGACCAAGTCAGATAGGGCAGTTGATGGAATTTTTGGTTTTGGACAGAACGACTTGTCTGTCATTTCGCAGCTCTCCTCTGCTGGGAATTTTCCTAAGGTTTTTTCTCATTGCTTGAAAGGATCAGACAATGGTGGAGGCATATTGGTTCTCGGAGAGATTGTAGAACCGGGTATTGTCTATACCCCACTTGTTCAATCACA GCCTCACTACAACTTAAATCTAGAGAGCCTTGCTGTCAATGGGCGGGAACTAGCTATTGACTCCTCACTATTTGCAACATCAAATACACAGGGCACCATTGTTGATTCAGGGACCACACTTGCTTACCTTGCGGAAAAAGCATATATTCCTTTTGTTAATGCA ATACTTGCATCTCTTCCATCTTCGGTACATTCCTTTGCTCTTAGAGACAACGTGTGTTTTGTTACATCTGACAG TGTTGATGAATCATTTCCTTCTGTCACATTGAAGTTTATGGGTGGTGCGTCCATGTTGATAAAGCCTGAGGACTATCTTTTACAGCAGGGGTCTATT GATAATTCTATCATATGGTGTATTGGCTGGCAAAACAACAAGGGCTCAGGAATAACGATACTAGGGG ACCTTGTTCTCAAGGATAAGATATTTGTTTATGATTTAGCTAATCAACGCATTGGTTGGATGAATTATGACT GCTCTCAATCTGTCAATGTTAGTACAGCTTCTGGTAAGAACGAATACCTAACCGCGGGGCAGCTGGATGTTAGTGGATCTTCAGACTCTGTATTCTCCAAGCTGCTATCAAGCAACAATTTATTGATCCTAATTTATATCTTTATTATTGCTAGTTTATAG
- the LOC135606032 gene encoding aspartic proteinase 36-like isoform X2, with protein MSVIPLLLLAGAVTALHLAGAGAGFPAKLILERAVPVRGAPLEHLRVRDGARHGRLLLGSSSLPAAGVVDFPVDGSANPAIAGLYFSRVKLGNPAKEFYVQIDTGSDILWVTCSSCAGCPTSSGLNIQLEFFDPDKSSTSTTITCSDDRCSYALQSGQALCSSSDFSSSLCGYSFQYGDGSGTSGCSNSQSGDLTKSDRAVDGIFGFGQNDLSVISQLSSAGNFPKVFSHCLKGSDNGGGILVLGEIVEPGIVYTPLVQSQPHYNLNLESLAVNGRELAIDSSLFATSNTQGTIVDSGTTLAYLAEKAYIPFVNAILASLPSSVHSFALRDNVCFVTSDSVDESFPSVTLKFMGGASMLIKPEDYLLQQGSIDNSIIWCIGWQNNKGSGITILGDLVLKDKIFVYDLANQRIGWMNYDCSQSVNVSTASGKNEYLTAGQLDVSGSSDSVFSKLLSSNNLLILIYIFIIASL; from the exons ATGTCGGTGATTCCCCTCCTGCTCCTGGCCGGGGCGGTGACCGCGCTCCACCTCGCCGGGGCCGGAGCGGGTTTCCCGGCGAAGCTGATTCTGGAGAGGGCAGTGCCAGTGAGAGGGGCCCCATTGGAGCATCTCCGAGTCCGTGACGGCGCTCGCCATGGCCGGCTCCTCCtgggctcctcttctttgccGGCCGCTGGAGTGGTGGATTTCCCCGTTGACGGTTCTGCGAATCCGGCGATCGCCGG GCTCTACTTTAGTCGAGTTAAATTGGGCAACCCTGCGAAGGAATTCTACGTTCAGATTGACACTGGGAGCGACATCTTATGGGTAACCTGCAGTTCCTGCGCCGGATGCCCAACTTCAAGTGGGCTTAAT ATCCAACTGGAGTTCTTTGATCCTGATAAGTCATCCACATCTACGACCATAACCTGTTCTGATGATCGGTGCTCCTATGCCCTCCAAAGTGGACAGGCATTATGCTCCAGCTCTGATTTTTCGAGCTCGCTATGTGGTTACTCTTTCCAGTACGGTGATGGGAGCGGCACTTCTGG ATGTAGCAACTCGCAGTCTGGAGATTTGACCAAGTCAGATAGGGCAGTTGATGGAATTTTTGGTTTTGGACAGAACGACTTGTCTGTCATTTCGCAGCTCTCCTCTGCTGGGAATTTTCCTAAGGTTTTTTCTCATTGCTTGAAAGGATCAGACAATGGTGGAGGCATATTGGTTCTCGGAGAGATTGTAGAACCGGGTATTGTCTATACCCCACTTGTTCAATCACA GCCTCACTACAACTTAAATCTAGAGAGCCTTGCTGTCAATGGGCGGGAACTAGCTATTGACTCCTCACTATTTGCAACATCAAATACACAGGGCACCATTGTTGATTCAGGGACCACACTTGCTTACCTTGCGGAAAAAGCATATATTCCTTTTGTTAATGCA ATACTTGCATCTCTTCCATCTTCGGTACATTCCTTTGCTCTTAGAGACAACGTGTGTTTTGTTACATCTGACAG TGTTGATGAATCATTTCCTTCTGTCACATTGAAGTTTATGGGTGGTGCGTCCATGTTGATAAAGCCTGAGGACTATCTTTTACAGCAGGGGTCTATT GATAATTCTATCATATGGTGTATTGGCTGGCAAAACAACAAGGGCTCAGGAATAACGATACTAGGGG ACCTTGTTCTCAAGGATAAGATATTTGTTTATGATTTAGCTAATCAACGCATTGGTTGGATGAATTATGACT GCTCTCAATCTGTCAATGTTAGTACAGCTTCTGGTAAGAACGAATACCTAACCGCGGGGCAGCTGGATGTTAGTGGATCTTCAGACTCTGTATTCTCCAAGCTGCTATCAAGCAACAATTTATTGATCCTAATTTATATCTTTATTATTGCTAGTTTATAG